Below is a genomic region from Prunus persica cultivar Lovell chromosome G3, Prunus_persica_NCBIv2, whole genome shotgun sequence.
ATAAAAGCCAAACTAATGTTAAAAGCTTTGACATAAGCTAGAATTATTACACTTCTTGAAGAACGTGACAGACTCTGAAGTACAGGGCCTGCCAGTGGATTTATTTGGGTCTGTGTTTTTTGGGCAAGAAAAGTTTTATGTAAATTCTCTCGCAGTTTCAATTGCCGTGTGGTATAAAATGTGCTAAAAGTTTCTGAAACTTCTTTGTTAGTTAATTCCTAACTTGCTGATCAATCTATTTGTGCAGAAACAAGCGCAAATATGCAGGGCAGGATGAATCCTCTGCTTTCTGCAGGGCCATGGAGGATGTTCAGTTGGTCAATGGTTTAGAGTGCAAGATAGCGTGCAACTCATCCAAGGTATCTCGGCTCAgttgtactatatttttcgtGGTGTTTGCCTTTAATCTGTGCACTTCctattttttgagtttgatcCGAAGTACCTTCTTTctcgataaaaaaaaaaaattactttggATGATAACCATTCAGTGATGTGGCTAGAGAGAGTACGATGAAGAAACGAAATCAAAACCATGAAActgtattttttccctttctcttttgTGGTTTTTTAGTGGTTGGGAGAAGGGGGTGGGGGGCAAAGTCAATGCAAGCACTAGTCACCGTATATGCATATGTTTAcatgcatgttttttttttttttttttccatgaagTTCTATTCATGAAAGTATCATGTGGCAGATCTCTTATGTTCTGGACACAGAAGATTACTTCTTCCGTATGAGAAGGAAAAGGAGAAATCCATCTGGGGCCAGATCACCATACTGTGATCAGTTGAGAGTACAGCGGTTCCACAAATTCTTATCAGTCTCATAATAGCTTTAGAAGGAAATTACTTTGCGATTGGGAAGCCAAAGGTAGACATAAGATAAACGCTTTTGAAACTCTTGAAAAgatgccttttcttttccgCCACTGGTATACAAGTTTTGAGAGTGAGATTAACCCATCCCTTTTGCAACAGGTGTCATCGACTCGATTTCTGAGAGACTGGAGAAGGAAGACAGTGGGGCGGGACATGTTATGTGTTCAGTTCTGAAGATTGGCCTAGGAGCCATTGTTGTGTATATAAGGTTGGTGTATGATAATTTCGTAGAAaggtattttaattaatgttcTTGATCTTGTCATAGATAGGATCTTTTTCTTCCCCCACCTTCATAAACACACTATAAGTGTAACAAATTGGTCAAATAGCAGAAAAGCACGAGCTTTAACAAATCCTAAGATCTTCAAGTCCATCTTGCAGTTTCATACCAGCATTTTGCAGGCATTACTGCATCATTATTCTTTTGCACCcgaatattaatttttttgtagaaCAGgttctataatttttcaatgtaaCATAGTGtgataaatattttacaaGTAATAGCTTACAAGTGTAGTTATTCTTCATCAAGAATTTTGTTCTGCTCTGGAAAAAGGATCTGGCACATGGTATTTTGATGTATCTTATTGTATAAATGTTATACATGGATGCAGTAGACATTACGTTTATATTATTGGACTAGGCTACTAAtgtcacagagagagagagagagagagagagagagagagagagagagagagattcaaaTATTTCCAGAGGTGCAGACGAGGCTTATGCTAGTTAGCCACAGCAGTGAGCTTGTCTGTTTGCACTCATGTTTTAGTTTCCATTCTCGTAtattagagtagtttagattatcgttggtaaaaaaaagtttttggaggtggtggtgtttaaaaaaatagaaaagctAAATCTGGGTCACACAGAAACAGGGGGTTAGCGTGACTGGAAAAATGGACCGAAGCCTGATCGAACCCAGCAAACAGAGATATAGGGCCTGTTTTCACGTGGTTCTCGTGTGTGCAAACGTAACGGACCCCTCGATTAGGGATTAGCTTTCTGCACGCTTGCTTTCTCATACCACTCGTGGCTTCAGCTGCGCCAGCAGATTACAAGAAGTCCTGACCAATCTTACAAGAATGCCCTTCGCTCGTtcaaatatttacgattaacTTTTTCTCTAATCAAAATCTCTTTACAAACACAAAAGGAAAAGTGTATTCTGAATCTGAGGAAATTCAAAAcggattgaaaaaaaataaggtcTTAGTTCAAGATATCGTTCTTCTATTTCCAACTCGAAAAACAgtagaaatgaaaacaactcAGAAGACCAATGAaagttttataacaaaatagtTTAAAAGTTGACGTGGGTTAGGCAAGTTAACAaagttttataacaaaatggTGATTTGAAGTAGGCAAGGACGGTGAACTTGCTGTCTAGCACTTAAGTTCGAGTTTTCCTCCctataatttagattaatttaaagtacTTTAGACTATGAGTtgtatgtatttataaaaataagtgatttgaattgttttataatttgaaaacTTAAAACAGACACAGGTAAATAAGGTGGATCTTGAGGGCATTATGGAAATTTAGGAGAGAAATAAAAACAGCAAGCAGAAGTGTTGGGCCGTGGGCGTAGAAATCTGtcaattaaagaaagaaagagagggagagagaggtgaGGAAGGAACGCAAAGCCAGGGGAATTCGCAATATCCACTCCCTCCCTATCCACCTATATTACTCTCACAATCCCAATTTCTATTTTGCAAtccatttttctctcttcatttTCCCAATAAaaaatcctctctctctctctctctctctctctctctctccataatTATCTATCTCTCTGGGTTTTCCCAAGTTAGGGTTTTACGAATCAAATTGATTTCCTTCTCAATGAGTTCCGGCTCCGTCTCCTGCCCTCCTGCTGTTCCCAAAGACTTGGCCAAGAAGAAGAGGGTAAGGCTCTTCCCAATCTCCGCTTTCTCTTATCTCCTTCTGCATGTCTGCATGTGTGCTTGCTCGGAAATGGAGggaaattcaaatatcaagtttgaattttaaCGAAGAATTGGTCCATTCGTGAAATTCACTTGAGTGTTCTCTTAGACAAAATTGCGTTGgagttgaatttaatttttaatattgcGAGCTCGctcttagtttttttttttttttttcagacaAACCGGTTGGCCAAATTGAAGCAGAGTAAGCTCGATGTTCGCCGTGAACAATGGCTTTCACATggtatttctctctctctaaattttctttttagagaatAGACAACATTcaagttttctgtttttggtggAAAACGAGttaaagttttgttttttcactaGGATTGTCTTTactattatattttttctttaaaaaaaaaagtggcacTCGTTTTCTTGATGCATAAATTTCTCAATACAGTTTGTATTGGGATGCATAAATTGGCATCTGTGAATATTCATCGAATTGAATATGAGGATGTTATAAACATTTacacacattttttttttaaaatgaaaaaggaaataaatttttcttatttaaagtTTAACATAATTGTTCTTACTTAGAATGTTGAAGTTAAGCTGGTCTCTATGGCAATACTAATGTGTTGTTGGTCGTCAATGTACATGGGTAATGCTAAAAACCAGACCAAGTCgccaagcttttttttttttttttaatgaaaaaggaaataaatttttcttatttaaagtTTAACATAATTGTTCTTACTTAGAATGTTGAAGTTAAGCTGGTCTCTATGGCAATACTAAATGTGTTGTTGGTCGTCAATGTACATGGGTAATGCTAAAACCCAGACCAAGACGCCAagctttttaatttatttcctGACATGATTATTCAAATCCGCCCCTATCACGAATCACAACCAATTTATGAAGTGGCACCTGACACTTTATCTTCTTTTATTGGTCACATAACCAAATACTGGATTTGAAATCAACATAAATTTGATGATCTTATTTCTTCTCCCAACCCTCTCAAATGGACAAAAAAGGTTCGCAAGAATCACTTTTTATAGAATAGTTTAGAAGTTTTTGAAAGTTTATCACATTTTTCTAATGTAATTTTGATGCTGATAAATTTTGTCTGTTATGCAGTCAAGAATAAAGGGCAGAAGGTGAACTTGGATGGAAGGGGTGGGTCACCTACACCCTCTAGGCAAATAGATAATGTGCAAAATGGATCATTGGACAATTTGGAAACGAGTTCAACAGGAGGAGAGAATGATAATACGAGCATCCATGACAGCGATTTGGAGTCTCTGATGAACAGCCTGAGTGGAAGCAGTTTGGATTGTAATGATTCAATGAAGAATCTTAATGAGAGCTGCAGCAGTGGTTGCTCTGGAAATGACAGCAAGGAGGATGCTGATGATGGGTGTCTAGATGACTGGGAGGCTGTGGCAGATGCTTTAAATGCAGATGACAATAAGCATAACCCTATTATTGATTTTCCTGCCAAAGCTGAAATCAGAGTTGAACCAACAAGTCCCGAACTATCTAGGGAGAATCCTGGAGATGAATCATCAAAACCAGAGAACAGAAACATGGTTCCTGGGTCACGTACGACCCGTTGTGCTTGGAGACCTGATGATGCTTCTCGTCCTCAGAGCTTGCCCAATGTGCCGAAGCAGCATAGTTTCCTGGTGCAATCAGACTGGCATTGCGGCCATGGAGCCATTGCATGGGCATGGCAAAGCATTGTGCCCCAGCCTTCTTCCTGTCCCATATGCTATGAGGATTTAGATGTCACAGACTCGAGCTTTCTTCCGTGTTCATGTGGTTTTCGGCTTTGCCTCTTTTGCCACAAGAGGATTCTAGAGGCAGATGGGCGATGTCCAGGATGCAGGAAGCAGTATGATCGTGTAAATGGGGTTATAGGCTTTAATGGAGGAGCTACAACTTTTAGAGTAGCTTGATCGTGCAGTGTGAGTACCAGATCCTAGAAAGAGAGTTTCTATTTCTTGAAGTTTATGTATATCGGCTTTCTCTAGTTTTCGTGTCGGTCGTGTCTGTCGCACTTTTATCATAGTTAACAAAAATGTGAGTATAGTGATAGAGGCGGGAAGCAGCCTGGTGGTAACTGAGCTTGGAACTTGGATGAGTCCAATTCCTGTATGATGTTTAGCATATGTTGGTGTAGGAAACTGATGCAGTTATGTGAATACATTAGATGTTACAAACTTTCAGAATAAGAAATTGAAGTGTATCTGCTTTATTCTTACTTGTGTTGCATTTTCTTGAATCAAACGGCCTTTGTGCAATTTTACCATTTTTGTTATGGTTGTGCCATACTTTCTCctctttttcaaaatatttcttCTGGATCATCTTATGAAGTCAAAAGATTGTGCTTCTGTTGTCATTTGGCTCTTCTGTGGAAGTGAATTTGAGATCCCATGTCTGTTGCTGATGAACATTTTGTGGGCATGAATTTTGATGCCTTATGGCCAGTCCTTGCCAAGTGGAGTAGCAAGCATATTTCAAGTTCTGGGTGGAACAGATATTTCTGCCTGTCTTGATTCGTTTGAATTCTTGCCTTCTACTGTGGACCTGCCAGACGGGATGTGGAGCCAATGCTTTCTGGTGGCCGAGGTGGTTGCCGCGGTCACCTGCCATGTACATCTGTCCATGTGACCTGTTAAAATCTGAATCCATGCTGgttattcttattttctttttcccctcTTCTTTTCGGGGTTTCGTTTAATATACAGTATTAGTCCTTTTTTATACTCTTTAATCTTTTGAGGTCAGTAAAAATAggatattatatttatagcATTAGTTTTGTGTGAGAAGTCTCCGGTTCAAAACTTTCTCATTTCCATtcgtcaattatctattaatCCTATACATGGTCAACTCTACTTTCCAGAAACAACTTATCTGCTTGAGATATATATCGTGTTATATGTAAGTTTCTCTCATAGAccaacaaaattataaatggcTAATACAATCCAAATTAAACGAAAGTACATACCAAATTACATGTAAGTTTCTCTCGTAGTTTTGTaccaaaaaaaccaacaaagccAGGTGGCTAGTACAGCCGAGATGGCCTAAGATTGTGAAAACCTCGGACCTAGATCTAAGATGTGTGGCAAATAACCAAGTCACGACTTTTTGCGGGTGATGTTAGATCCTTGCCAGTGTATAAATGTCTCTAACTCTACGTATGTATGACGAGTACGAAAGTGTGTCGTGTCCCATGGAGATTCGAACGTAGAAAATCCCGACTCCGATTCACACAAGCACACAAACATGGACCAAAATCTGAGACTctcttttttaaaaggagACCATCATATTCGAGACTTGAGAAGTAaaagcaataaaataataattgtctttgtcttctcttttggtacaaaaaaaatgcttttttctattttgtacgacaagtaaaataaataaatattctttTGCTTAAAATGAGTTAACGTTCATGGCATGTGGTCACATGTCAATAACTAATAAGAGGCCTAATAATGATAATGCAAGCTGTTCAAAGCACGTGGTCACATGCCTTCATACAGAGGAGAGGACGAACCTCCTCGAAGCCTTCCCCAAAATGAGAAAAGTCAATagaaaaaggatttttgttaTAAATGGTCCATGAATTTGTTATAAGTCTTCATTTAGCTCCTCAAACTCATAAATTAATCAATGCGATCTTTTATCTTTTCGTCTACACATTAATCTGGCCTATATTGTCGtattttgataaaatttgCTTTAAATTTGATAATGTATCATCATACGACGAATTTTGAATAGTTCTTTCTGTAAAAATAGTGCTCATTTTTGTCATTAAACTCACGTTTTTGCTTAATAAAATCATTattctttatattttgattcaaTTAAGGAGGACAAATAACCTTGTTGAGCAAAATATATGAGGATTACTTTTTGTCATCACTAAATAGGTTGTATTTTGACgaaaatatcattttaaaGTTTGTCACGTGCCATCATGTGATCAATTTTAACGagtattttgaaattttcacgTAATTCAACGAGATGGACTAAACTTGTATGTGAACCAAAACAATAAAGACTATATTGAttgatttgaaaatttgagGACTCGAATGAAAACCTTTGAAAAGCTAAAACCCATTAGTGATAACAACCGAATAAAGAAATTTCTAAAAGACCGAAGGCGAGAAGAAAATTCCTCGACAGCAAAATATTCATTGAATTCAAACCAAACCGGCAAAGCATCCAAATTTACAGACGCGTTTTCTGTTACGcagaagaaataataataaaagacgTGTTGCGTTTTCATTTTCCCATAATCTTCTTTCCACACTTTCTCTTTGACCATTTCACTACAAATATAcacatttctctcttctttctttccatttcCGTTTCACGCTCTCTAAACAGCTTGCTCTGAAACCTCACAGCGATGCTTTTCCTCAGACCCGTTTCTGTGCTTCTCTTCCTCGTCTCTTTCATTCCCTTTCCCACAAATGCAATCCGATCGTTTCCCGACGCACACGCACAAATGGGTCTGCGATTCTCAGAGGCGCCTGAATACACAAACGGATTGAGCTGCCCTGTTTTGGGTCTGAATTTGAAGAGTTTGGCATTGGCTTGCAATCCCTCGCTTGTTCACGTCGCGATGACCATTGATTCAGAGTACTTGAGAGGCACCATGGCTGCAGTTCACTCTGTTCTCAAGCACGCTTCTTGCCCAGACAACACCTTCTTCCACTTCATCGCCTCAGATTCAATTTTGGTCAATTTACAGGACCTCACTCGCATTGTCCAATCCACCTTCCCTTCCCTGAGTTTCAGAGTTTATGTTTTCAGGGAAAGACTCGTCAACAATCTGATTTCGTCTTCGATTCGACAAGCTCTCGACAACCCATTGAACTACGCGAGAAGCTACTTAGCTGACTTGCTCGACCCCTGTGTGGAGAGAGTGATTTATCTCGACTCTGATGTCATAGTTGTGGATGATGTGCAGAAGCTATGGAAGATTTCTTTATCTGGGTCGAGAGTGATTGGTGCTCCAGAATATTGCCATGCAAATTTTACCAAGTATTTTTCTGATGGGTTTTGGAAAGACTCTGAGCTCTCTAAAGTTTTTGAAGGGAAAAAGCCTTGTTATTTCAATACAGGTGTTATGGTGATGGATTTGGTGAGGTGGAGAGAGGGTGAGTATACGAAAAAGATTGAGAATTGGATGGCGATTCAGAAGGAGAGGAGGATTTATGAGCTGGGTTCTCTTCCACCATTTTTACTGGTTTTTGGTGGAGATGTTGAGGCCATCCACCATAGATGGAACCAGCATGGGCTTGGGGGTGACAATATGGTGAACAGTTGCAGGTCTTTGCATCCAGGTCCTGTTAGCTTGTTGCATTGGAGTGGTAGAGGGAAGCCATGGTCGAGGCTGGATTTGGGAATGCCTTGTCCAGTTGATCTTCTGTGGGCGCCTTATGATCTCTACAaacaccatcaccaccatcatCTTCAAGATCAGCATCATCTTCAACATCaacatcaccaccaccaacaaacACAACAATTTTCAATGTTGTAGCACaggattattttttttgattatttattttttgttggatttCCTTCGATTCTTTGGTACATAGGAGATCATAAATTTTACCGTATGTATATACAGAGATGTAAACAGAGTGAAAACTGCGGGGCACATTGTTCCAATTCAAGTTCGacatttttctcaagtttttTTGACTATTTGCTATTTTGTTATGGCTTTTCATCCCATCCAGGCTGGGCAGAAATATAAAACTCAGAACTGCGGTCATTCTCACAACCACTTCCGCAATAATTATAAGTGACAGAAACTTCTTCCAATCAGtatgtttttatataggcggtGCAGATACATGGACCTTCAAAACAAGGACTTATAATATACATCTGGACTTGTGGAGACTTGAGAACAATTTCCATATTTTGAAACTTCAATTCAACTCAAATACATACATAACCGGCAAAAGCTGCAAGCAAAGATTTAAAATTCATAGGCTGCAAAGAATATGATATCCTGCAAGTAACAATGACTAGAAGCGGAGAGCAGTTTCAATTATTCCGAAAGGAGTGTTGGTTGCTATGTATTTCAGCTATACACCCTTGCAGAGGTAAATGGAATTTAAATGTACATTATAGGTTAATTTATAGAACGATGGAAGAGGTCGGAACATGAAGCAATAACTAATTTGGTATTCCGTAAGAAGCTTTCATTTGAAAGAAGAATAATTATACAGATGaacataaaaaaccaaaaaggtaGATATAGAAAGGTTGACATAGATGAACATGAAGAATGTACACGCCTCCCACTTTCCTCTCATCACAATAATCCAACAACACAACTCAAATGTAATCTGTTCTCCAAGCCTCTTAAGTGATGTCCTAACAACATGCACCTGCCAGCAGAAAACGAAACCTTTAGAATGCAATCTCTAATGGAAATTGGATCGATTAGTAAGATACTAAGATATACATATCACCTATGTGAAGATTGACAGTTCCCAGAAGTGAGTTATTGCAGTGAAAATTTGGACAAGCAAGAAAACAAGCCATTTAACAAGGACAACGATAGAAGTCTAACCAGAAAAGCAGCTTCGCTAGGTAATCTCGTGAAGTTCCCACGGTATCACATAGTTCGCCATCAGCATCTAGGTCATTCTCTATATTCGATGGGACAGAATCTTCCACAAATTCTGAGGAAGTCCCATCTTTAAAGAATCTCTGCAATATATTTTGGACAAGCTGGTGTATAATTTCCTCTACCTCTAATGATGATGGCCGAGAGAGTTCAGTCACCTGTTAAAACAAATCATCATAGCATTATAATAAGGCTCCactctatacaaattttaACTAAGTAGCAGAGCAACAAAATAGTTAACAGGCAGATTTGAGATTATCACCATATTTGAATCTAAGGACCGTAGATAATCCAACAAATCATTCCTATGTCCTCTGTCATATTCTAATTGCACATTTTCCTGCTTTCGAGCTTTCAGTTCCTGAGACAGAGCAATAAAGCATTAATACATTCTGCTTTAAAATATTGTACAATGCTTTAATCATTCCGAAGAAAGctcaaaaaaccaaataccaGATAGTTCAATGAATTAAGCTTCATAATATTTaactcaaaagaaacaaaattgtgcATCTTATATAAGaccaacacaaaagaaaaaagaagaagcgcAAAAACCAAACTTTGAAGCTCATAGACCAAGGAAAATGAAGCTTGCtttcaaaactaaaaattgcTAACAAACAAGTTGTCCCAACTAGAATTCAAAAACTTCACTACAATAGGTACAATTGGAAGAAATGCACTAGAAACTGTGAATGTGAAAAAAGTAGGAAACTTAGAGAGCAAATGCTCACCTCCTTCACATTGGTCAACTCCGATTGCAACCTCTGGATATAATTCAAAGCCTCCGGAGACAAATCCCCAAAAACTTGAGGAGCTGTTGAATCCAAGAATTCGCTACTCATCCCAACGCCATTTATACTATGCATTTCCTCACTCTCTGCCATCTCCGATGCCCCACCAATCTTCGACCGATCCGACGGCACAGAATTTTCCGAAGAAATGTCGAAATTTCTCATCAACGATATCCGATACTCGGCGTTCCACAGCGTGTACCTAATTGATAATTCCGAACGGCGTTTAATTAATCCAATTATGCGCCGAattcattgaaatttgaaggaaaagaaagatagCGTAGAAATGTGAATTACCCGGTGATTATTGAAGAGGCGAGGAGGCGATCGAGAGGGGCTTTGCAAACCCTAACAGTGACGGAGAACTGATCGGACGGGAGTAACCCCAGCATAGTAGAAATCGTCTGCTTCATGGAGTCCTTGGCGGAATCCGAAACGCCCTTGGAGATAACGGAGGTGTCGAGGGGTTCAATCCGCTTCAGCATGTTGGCGATTACGGAGAAGCCGCGGTCGAACCCGGACTTCCGAGTCGAAACGAACTCGTCCGAGACGCCGCCGCCGTCTACGCCAGATATGAGGCATCTGACGGCGGGAGATGAGCTGGTGGCTAAACGACGCCGTCGGAAGGAGGGGAGCAGAGGGCGGACGAGAAGGTGGCGGGAAATCGGGGGCGGTGCTTGGCAAGGCTTGAGAGAGAGGTCGGTGAGGCGAGATAGAATGAAGGCTCGGGCTGTGGCCGCCATGAATTGCAAGAAATTACGGAGAGtgagctttttatttttattacaaGCTCTCCGCCTCCTCTGTGTATCTTACAGAGTGAGATGATTCTGCCTTTGTGGCTTGTGCCTGCTGGAATCTTTATCTTGccctttcatttttgtttgctttcgTAAGTTGCGCGTTGGTTAGTGAGATTCCCCTGGTTTTTCAACCGAATTGCGGATTTACCACTGGTAGACCAGACGCTTTGGGTACACCGTACACCGTGGAAGCGAGTATAATTTTGTTGTGAGATTTGCGAATCAATATTCATGTGGATGTGGATGTTGATTAGTCGGTTCCCAATTCCAAATAGTATTTACTCACTCATGACCATCTGGAATGGAACGGGATTCATATTGTGCATGAATTTAAGAAATTGGAATTAATATAATCAAGTGCGTCCATGGAGTGTCAACTTGCGATTGGACCAAGTATGAAATAAGGTTGAAGAATGCGGTCACTGCTTATGAGTAATGGTGGTTTGCATAGACAGCAACGAAAGCCCTCGTCATTTTAATTTACAGCAGATGAAGTCATTTTGGTTTAGCCATCTAATGAAAGCGAAAGCAAATGTTGAGTAAATTATTTGGTTTTGGTCGTCTTACACCCGACTTTGAATTCACTTCTTATTACATTAGAGTTGTTACCCTCTTACACTCGACTTTGATCCCACTTCTTGTTAcattagagtagtttagaatTTTGTTGGTCCTACCGGAGCGTTATTGTGTAATGTGTATGGCTCAGATGCCACCTCACCGCAGCTTTGAGACCACAAATGGAGTGATTTGACCCCAGCAAACGGGCCGTTTTATATACCTTCTTTatgcatcttttttttcttggattcGTCATCCACAACTGAGGTCTCTCCTTGACAACCATTTCAGTGCGTCGCTGCATATAGATGTTTGATGACCAGCTATATCCTTAATGGGAGAGAAAACTGAGATTTTGAATTCTCAGATTAACAAAAATCTTGCTGTGCAGTTAGGCATAACTTTGAGTAATCCACCAAAGTGAACCCAAGGAGCAGAACTCAAAGATTATTACCCTTTCACCAGACAACAATGGTAAAATCAGATACAAATACACAATGAGGGAATGGAAAACACACAAAGGATAGATCAACTCCAACTGATTACAACATGAAAACTGAACCATTTCATCTCACATTAAGTAAAACAATTCAATAAAACACTAACAAATACAGGCAaagtattgaaaataaaaccaaaagatATCTTCTGTTCTAAGATACTAAGCACTCTAGTTTGACAAACCAAAACACATTTGATCGAAGTAGGGAAGACAAAATCTATGGGTCGACTGTGCTCACTTGTTGCCACTCTCCATCGACAGATTCTTTCCACAATGTTACATTGTTATTTCCATCAGCCACAGCAAGTAAGTTTCCGGTTAGTGACCATGACACCCTCCAAACCGGGGTCTTAAAATCCTTCAAAACATTGCCCTCCCACTGCTCACCTTCCTTGGCCACAGTCCAAATAACTACTGTTCCATCCTGTGAAGCACTTGCAATTGTGGACTTGGGAAGTCCCAAGTTGGGTGCCCAAGCTACATCTCTCACCCAATCACGGTGCATCTGAAGGGCAGGGAAGCAATCCATCTTCCATGTCCCATTGTACAGCTTCCACACCTTCACAGTATTATCACACCCGCCAGAAGCCAGCTTATGAACAGGATCAAGCAGACCGGAT
It encodes:
- the LOC18784290 gene encoding uncharacterized protein LOC18784290, producing the protein MSSGSVSCPPAVPKDLAKKKRTNRLAKLKQSKLDVRREQWLSHVKNKGQKVNLDGRGGSPTPSRQIDNVQNGSLDNLETSSTGGENDNTSIHDSDLESLMNSLSGSSLDCNDSMKNLNESCSSGCSGNDSKEDADDGCLDDWEAVADALNADDNKHNPIIDFPAKAEIRVEPTSPELSRENPGDESSKPENRNMVPGSRTTRCAWRPDDASRPQSLPNVPKQHSFLVQSDWHCGHGAIAWAWQSIVPQPSSCPICYEDLDVTDSSFLPCSCGFRLCLFCHKRILEADGRCPGCRKQYDRVNGVIGFNGGATTFRVA
- the LOC18782177 gene encoding probable galacturonosyltransferase-like 10, with amino-acid sequence MLFLRPVSVLLFLVSFIPFPTNAIRSFPDAHAQMGLRFSEAPEYTNGLSCPVLGLNLKSLALACNPSLVHVAMTIDSEYLRGTMAAVHSVLKHASCPDNTFFHFIASDSILVNLQDLTRIVQSTFPSLSFRVYVFRERLVNNLISSSIRQALDNPLNYARSYLADLLDPCVERVIYLDSDVIVVDDVQKLWKISLSGSRVIGAPEYCHANFTKYFSDGFWKDSELSKVFEGKKPCYFNTGVMVMDLVRWREGEYTKKIENWMAIQKERRIYELGSLPPFLLVFGGDVEAIHHRWNQHGLGGDNMVNSCRSLHPGPVSLLHWSGRGKPWSRLDLGMPCPVDLLWAPYDLYKHHHHHHLQDQHHLQHQHHHHQQTQQFSML
- the LOC18781580 gene encoding uncharacterized protein LOC18781580 — its product is MAATARAFILSRLTDLSLKPCQAPPPISRHLLVRPLLPSFRRRRLATSSSPAVRCLISGVDGGGVSDEFVSTRKSGFDRGFSVIANMLKRIEPLDTSVISKGVSDSAKDSMKQTISTMLGLLPSDQFSVTVRVCKAPLDRLLASSIITGYTLWNAEYRISLMRNFDISSENSVPSDRSKIGGASEMAESEEMHSINGVGMSSEFLDSTAPQVFGDLSPEALNYIQRLQSELTNVKEELKARKQENVQLEYDRGHRNDLLDYLRSLDSNMVTELSRPSSLEVEEIIHQLVQNILQRFFKDGTSSEFVEDSVPSNIENDLDADGELCDTVGTSRDYLAKLLFWCMLLGHHLRGLENRLHLSCVVGLL